The window ATTGTGCCATTGAGATTAATAATTTGCCCCAGCTGACTCTCTTTGTTACAGATAATTAGATatctatgcatttagcagacacttttatccaaagtgacctggtgcattcaggctaacattttttacctaacgtgttccctgggaatcaaacccacaaccttttgagCTGCTAAGGCTGCCTAACGCAATGCtataccactgagccacaggaacatcaTAATAAAGCTCTTAACAATTTTCACAGATGGAAGGTTGTGAGTTCATATCCGACAAGGTCCATACATTATCCTTCAACATTTTGACATTGAGAAAATCCCTTACCCCCACCGATTGACCATATAAGTCTCATAACAATCACAATTGGTAGGTTGTAGGTACAAATCCAATACCTTGTTGTTTTGTCCTTAACCAAACACACCTGCCATTTTCTAGCAATCCTGAAGACAAAGGTTATATTTTCTGGTTTGTTTAATTAGGATTGGAGTCAAAATCTGCAGGACAGTGGTTGTCCAGGACCAGAGTTGTCCATCCCTGTTGTAGGTAAAAACCCCTAATGTACCTAATCTTTAGTAAACCTGTAACACAAATCCAACAGGCTTATTTGTGCACACACAATGTTTTACCTACATCTTGCTGCTTGAATAACAAGTTACCCTCAAAGACAGAGGTGAGGTGTCAGACCCACTGGGATTGCACCCATTTACTCAAGTCTCATTCTCTCAGTCTAATGTGCATCAAGACTACAGAAGCACAGGGCCTGTATCTTATCTTTTCCTTTAATCTCCAATGACATTTTCCAAAGAGTAAATGTCTCAATGTAATTACACACCAGTTCTCCCTCTGCTCTGCAGTGCATAAGAGGAGAGGAAGGCATGGTGTGATGCATGATGAGATTCTTATATAATTACCCTACAGAGTAAGTGGGTTGGAGTTACCCATCATTCAGCACAGAGACCACAGTTCTCACAGTGCATAAGGGATTTGGCTATTTAAATGGAAGGTGCAACTGTAGTCCTTTATTACAAGTCTGACTTCAAACTCAGCAATCTGATTCCACTTGAACACCAAAGCTAAAttcctatgatttttttttttaagatcctgTTCACCTACCTCAGCAGCCTCTTTTTCAAACTTCTCAATGGTTCTTTTATCAATTCCTCCACATTTATAGATGAGATGGCCAGTGGTGGTGGATTTCCCAGAATCAACATGGCCGATGACCACAATGTTGATGTGGATCTTCTCTTTCCCCATGACGGcacaggacaggaagacaggatGGGAATGGATGGAGCTTTCTTCTGTCTACGGCCATCGCAGACAAAGAACATTTGAACACATAGACACGACATTCATCCTAAATGTTTAATTATGATATTTACTGATCATAGTTCAGTAAACAGTATTCAGAGCACAGCAGAACTAAGCTATTCAAGATCATTTCTGAACAACATAAAATAGGAGATAAATATTTCAGATAAGTTatactacataaataaataatacaatgattatattatatattatatacaaaatatatgaaatattatttgaaatgtcTGAACATTTGTCACGAACAGTACATAAAAAAGATAACCGTTTGAAATCAttaatcattcattcagtttGGTAAACATTAGCAGCATAACAAAAGGCTTGCACAATTACAAtctcaaaacattattattaataatattattattataaatgtaaatcatttttttcaAAACTATGTTTTTACAAGTTTACATTTCGCTTGCAGTATCTGTAAGATAcctatgattttcttttttttagtactACCTGACAAAGTTGCGTAACATATTTGAATATATCAGAAaagacaaaattataatttacacaagcaattctgtaaaaaaaaaaaaaaaaacaccccttgACAAAAGCAAAGGCTGACATTGACCTTGGTTTTTAAGATATATATTGCCTCTCTGAGCAGCTCTTATAGTTTTTAACAAGTCAAGTGAGTCCCTcaattgagagtaaaaaaaaagctgGATGTTAAAATCATACCTCAACTGTGGGAAAACTCAAATGTGTAGAATATGCAAAGAAGCCTGGAGGCTTTTTGTCAAATACATTGGGTAGCTTTACTGTACGGGACAAACCAGGAACTCATGCACAACTATCACAAGAGCTTACGAACAGTATTTGACGCAGGAGGAAACAAGACATGCTTTTGAACAGGATGTGTAAATTCTGCTATTAATTGATATACTGTATCAAATAACAAGTAATATAGAATAGTTTcatcaggacagtactaaataaaaacacaataggaAAAGAAGCTGTTGACTGGTATGAGTATAGTTAAAGTCTATCAGCATTAGGATGATTGTGGCCTCTTACCTGCAGCGGACAGGCGGACCCTGTTCTCCCCTCAGCAAACACACACTGTGCTCCTGCACGGTCCAAGTCTGTGTGTGTAATATACTCACCCCACTTTGATACAGCAATGCGGCACTCGGAGCGGGGGGAGGCTGGCGGTGAGGGACTGCAGTGAGACAGCTGCAACAGAAACGAGCCGAGAGGAAGAGTACGAGAGATGGAGGAGGAACACACTGCAATAGAGCAGCATCCAGTGACTCAGCATCTTACCCTCCATTAACTCCTGCTGGCTAAGAATCAACCTGGTTTCCTGTCTGGGTCTGAAATATAACACCAGactcataataataaaaagaaaaattattaaaaaaatatttttttactaagtTATTCCAGAGGTAACTATTTCTATGTATTTGGTACATCtaaaattacatacatatattatagtGGTCTGATCAGTTTTCTGGCCTGATCTTTGaaaaaataatcaatcaattatatTTTGACCATCATTCTTCTGCTTATttcatacagatatttttatttaatgtttattttgtagaACATACTGCATTTGCTACTTACACAGGCCAAAATACTTCTTTTAGTAATTgtaatatctacaaaaaagtgcTAGTAATGCCTTTGTATGAGCAAGAAAACTTATTACCCAACTAAAGAATCTTAAAATGATCTCATTCTGTGTTAACAATACATTACATAAGGACCTCAAATTGACTCTAGACTTCCTTGGGAAAAAACTCTTAATTTGAAGATCTACAGtacactgtgagtgtgtgtacaaCGTTAGAATTAGCAGAGggcctgaagaaaaaaaataaaaaataaaaaaataaaattatgctcaccaaagctattttcattatttagatttttatatattccttttattagtcatttatttctgttacggaaaaaatgaattttcagcagccattactccagtcttcagtgtcacatgatttttcagaaaaacattatcaatgttgaaaacatttgtgctgtgtAACACCTTAATCaccaaattaaaaattttaaatctcTCTCTGGATCATTTATGTTTAGACCAGGGAAAGATCAAAGGGAGGCtaacatattaaatattgttcaATGGCAGATTAGGAATTAAGAAGTCAAATCAGACCAATATAgttcattatcatttttttaatcaggGACATCCTCCTGATGTGTTTAACATGTTCGGTCAGAAATGTAAAACAAGCATGACTCAGAAACCAAATACCATCACTACTCACGATGCATTTGATCAATGACCATCTCATCGGCTAATACAATCAGGTTATTTCAAACAGTTACGTAATAACATGTCTAGCTCAGCTTATTTGCAGTGTAAGCCCTAATAAATCACACAACAAACTAGTTGATACTCTGGTCCGTCTCGAGAAccgacaaaaataaaataaagctaccACTTAAAATTCccacaaatcttaaaaaaaagaaaaaagtttttccAAACTCAGCAGAGGAAAGCTTATTAGTTGATCATACTTTCCCCATCAGTCTAGTCATATCCTACACAGCCACCAGACTTTCCTTTCTCTGTATGTCCACCGTCTGTCTGTGAACAGCACAGGAACGCCTCTCGCAGTGAACCTCTGGACTGCAGATCACACACACGAACATCACATCCCCTGCTCTCCATCTAATTTCACTTCCACATTGGCTCTAGCACGACCAATATTAGCTACACCTTTCTCTGTCAGTTCTTTTCAAATGTCTAATGTCCCAAGTCGTCCTGCTGCATGCTGCGTCTACGTCCTGCGGCGCTTGGCTCCTCCGGGGCTGGAGGGGTTGCTGGAGTTCATCACCTTCTCCACGGCTCGACTCCTCTTCCTCTTTTCCCCGGATGATTCTTTCGACCCGCTGCCCGTCTCACCTGAGCCCCCCCTCTCGGCccgctctttctctttctctttctcgcgCCCGCTGCCCGACCTCTCCGACATCTTCACCGAGGAATTGCTGCCTGACGAAGGGAAAAGGGAAATGGGGAAATAAGGGTCGGATATGGGAACACAAAGaacaaaacagatgaaaaaccaatacaaaagaaatgaaaaaaacatatgcaccaaaattatttatttctatcaTAATTAAAAAGTGGCAGGTAATTTCTGTGCTAAATGAAGCCCGATATTAGCTTGCAAAATGTGCTGCGATTATGACAAAGCTGCTTGTTTTTACACCTTTTTATCAACAGAAATTGGGAGTATATTACATGAATAATATAATAAGCTCCCaagatacaaataaattaaactattaatttTGTGAATGCATAATCCCCACATTTTAGCCAAATATTAAGACAGCATTGTGGAAAAGAAATCCCAGAGTACACTGCAATGAGCAGTGCAAAGTCCTAGATAGGCAAAGCAAGAGAAATGGTTTTAATTTTCCATTCAGTATTTTAACCTATATTTGTGtactgtttatttgtgtgttcacGTCATGTTGTAATTAGCGTTAATTACTAGATGGCAACCCAATACATTATTTCTAGTTGCGTGTTTTCATTTGATGTTAAGCAGGTTGTACAAATTTGAGCTTTCAGAAAATTACAAGTTTACAAATTGTTGAAGACATGAATGCTTTTTACAAGTCATAATCTCATAATTACGAAAAATTCCAACATGATGCGAACGCACCTTATGCTTATTATCTTATTGTgttgttagcaaaatgctaatacaACATTCTACATGAAATAAGTGGAGTGTATTTGTGCTAATTGTATGCAGCTGCCTAGGCAGAGGGTTACAAATGAGTCACTTACAAATAGGGCTaataaagggagaaaaaaaattccGTAAAATTCCAGAAACTTTCTGGAACTTTTCTGAAATCTAATtacttgaaaatattttaattttccaCTAGTTCCCAAAATTACTGCCCAATTTCCTGAAATTTACCTGCAACTCTACTTACAAAATTGTGTGTTTTAACCAAAGAAATGCAATATTGTTGCTGTTCCacaagtgccacctgctgtcagagagtgaatttgcgtCTCATTGAGCCCGTCTGCTGCTGCTCTTTCCTGCTGATGTTTTAAGCGGTATAGTTTCACAAAGCTAAAGTCCGAccgttctgtttttgcttcaaatttcaaaatcatacaatctaatttagattaaaaacagtTCAAGCTTCATCAATGAAACATATTTGTTTGTATTCAGATTAAAATGTAGTGGTTTCCTCTCATTTAAAAAGGAAAGAGCACCTGCAAgatcaaagtttatttatattaagagatttatttgatcaggggtttgttttaaaaaaatttacatttgacatttacatttcaaaaagaaATGCGCATCATTTTGTCCAATCAATATAAAAGGACACCTTtgtcaaaaaatgtataaagttgATACGCTATCTATGTAGGAAACAATCATGGGTCAAACACCAGGGATCTCTGATGGTTTTAAAgcctataattatattttttagattttaattaccAAATTTTCCTGTCTGCTTTAACGACTAACAATTTTCAAAATAGAGGATAAATCAGTGTGTATTATTTCTTCAACCTAGTTACTGTTAATTTGTGAAAAACTGGTGAATGTGCAAGGGATCTTAAAAGCATACAAAGCTGCAGCTGTTCAACAAGCAAACCCCCTTAACATGCCATGCTTCATACACACAGAGAATAATAACATAAGCTAGGGTGcacagaacacacaaaaaaagacaaaagagaaaGAAGGACAGCGAGAGAAAGACGGAGAGAAAGACGCACATGGTCAGAGGTCTCTGAAGGTTGTCTACAGAGGCCTCTGGTAATGAGCTGGTCTGTACTGAGCTCAAGCTGGAGCTTTGGAACAGAGCGAAACGTTTTCTTCTGTCCATACCTCGCAAAATCCTGGCCAGCCATACTGGGACCCAGACCTTTGAAAATGAGACACAAATGACCAGTGTGAGCCACGCTGAGCTTCACGCCAACGGGAGAACGatccagaacaaaaaaaaagtgatgcaatGACGCAGGATTTAATAGACGGTGTTCGtcaaaaggaaagagagagagagagagagagggagggaaaggAAAAAGAAGGGGTGAGTAGATGAGATAAATAAAGAGTGGAGGAGAAGAGAACCTTCTTCGTGGGTTGCAGGTGGGTCACTCTCTTCTTTGAACTCCTCTTTTACTTCGTCTTCAGATCCTACTTTACCTGTACGAAGACAATAAGAGCTTTTAAGTAAATCAGTCAAATCAAACGGATCAGCAGTAAATCACAAGACTACAAGGTGCTCACCTTCCTTGACTTCCTGTATGATCTCTTCAGGCAGCACAAAGCTCTTCTCCGAGTTTGGAAACGGGAGTATTTCTGATTCATGCTGCaggaataaaaagaaatgtactGATTAGATTTGAGAGCTATTGTAGAATCAACTTTATTTATCCCTGCTGGAAACtgcagcaataaaagaaaaaaaaatattcaatggtGTGATATCTAGGGCTCATGATGGTGTCCTGATCACCCTAACAGTGTTTAATTTGGGATAATAAAAGTGTTAATATAAATTtgtaaatattctaaatatatatatagttatcaATAAATTGTCCTAACACATATTGGCccatccagtgttattttagtataactgaAATACTATTATGGATTTTTATTCATacgtttaatttgtttattttttatttgtttatgtttttagttttcattcaattttagttcaagtttgaattattttcttgtgttttagtcatacatacatacatacatacatatacatagataaatgcatatatatatatatgtgtgtgtgtgtgtgtgtgtgttttttaagttaaactaaattaaaatgagaaatgttacctTGCAAACTAGCTGGAAATTAAGTGGTTCCATCACAATATTTGGGTCAGAAAGTCTAAGAACATgagtgaaaatgcttttatttagcatttacctgattttaaaaacttaaatttgtattttaattatctCAATAACAATGAGAGGCTGGACTGaaaaagtaacatactgtaaatacaGTCTTAGTATTGAACATATTACTGTCATTTGAACATTATCACAAATTAGCTTACTTATTACTGAGTGGAGaatcttaaatgtattaattatacatCATAACGTTCAAATTGTTTGGAAaacactaaaacttaaataatatccAGGGTTTAAAATGatgcaatattttaattttaaataccaCATTTTCAATCTGAACCTTTGGATCCCACATATACTAGATAGCATTAAATTGTTGTGATGTCTAATGCATGCGGTGAATGAATCTCAGAAAATAAACCTCCCAATCGCAAGAAAGCACGAGTTGAGTTGTCTCACCAGCGCCTGCATGTCGTACATGGTGCTCAGGTGATCCCAGATGACTTTAGAGGACACCTGCCTGCCGATGTTCTGACTGAACTTATCACGAATACAGATCATGTGGAAATGACGATTCACTCCTGAAAATATGAGACATATACACAGAGACACGCTCCTTACAGCACAGAAAAAAACAGTGTTGCTGTAACTTAGCCTAGCCGTGATGCTATCATGCTAGTTAGCAGCCGCGCTAATGTTTGCTAAAGTCAACACACATTAACTGCTTTAAGTTACTACATCCATAAACACAATATTAGTTATTAAAATAGACAAATTCAACAATAGTCTACAATAGAAAATCACATTTGTATCactatattcaaatgtattttaacaaataGCAACTGGACTCGATAACGCTCGCTAAAGTATCACTAAAAACgcttaaattaacttaaaaatctttatcagtatttaaaaatctgattGGTATGATTAAATAACTGTATTATTACTTGATTTCAGATACTTAAAGGGTAAAAAAATGAGCTCATTGTCTTATTCATGATGTTTCATCGTTGCGCATGTAGAGATCAGGGCCTGTTAATCACGATCAAATCCAAATTAATTCATCTTACCGACGGGTTTATGCCCCAGCATTGCGTGAAAAAGACACACTTCTACTTCTTGACTCCATACGATGGACTCCTCGGCGGTGCAGATGCCGGTTTCTGCTTGTTTGTCGTCGGATGGCAGAGTCTCCGCTTCCCCCATGTTCCTCCAGAGACACACTGCTGCAGTCAGAGTCGGATCACCGCAGGACTCAACTACACGACCAGACACTTAACAGATCATTAGAGATTTACCATCTGGTTTCGTCTGTTTTTAGACA of the Carassius auratus strain Wakin unplaced genomic scaffold, ASM336829v1 scaf_tig00216504, whole genome shotgun sequence genome contains:
- the LOC113098294 gene encoding MRG/MORF4L-binding protein-like isoform X1; its protein translation is MGEAETLPSDDKQAETGICTAEESIVWSQEVEVCLFHAMLGHKPVGVNRHFHMICIRDKFSQNIGRQVSSKVIWDHLSTMYDMQALHESEILPFPNSEKSFVLPEEIIQEVKEGKVGSEDEVKEEFKEESDPPATHEEGSNSSVKMSERSGSGREKEKEKERAERGGSGETGSGSKESSGEKRKRSRAVEKVMNSSNPSSPGGAKRRRT
- the LOC113098294 gene encoding MRG/MORF4L-binding protein-like isoform X3, which translates into the protein MGEAETLPSDDKQAETGICTAEESIVWSQEVEVCLFHAMLGHKPVGVNRHFHMICIRDKFSQNIGRQVSSKVIWDHLSTMYDMQALHESEILPFPNSEKSFVLPEEIIQEVKEGKVGSEDEVKEEFKEESDPPATHEEGLGPSMAGQDFARQQFLGEDVGEVGQRARERERERAGREGGLR
- the LOC113098294 gene encoding MRG/MORF4L-binding protein-like isoform X2; this translates as MGEAETLPSDDKQAETGICTAEESIVWSQEVEVCLFHAMLGHKPVGVNRHFHMICIRDKFSQNIGRQVSSKVIWDHLSTMYDMQALHESEILPFPNSEKSFVLPEEIIQEVKEGKVGSEDEVKEEFKEESDPPATHEEGLGPSMAGQDFARYGQKKTFRSVPKLQLELSTDQLITRGLCRQPSETSDHAAIPR